Within Cyprinus carpio isolate SPL01 chromosome A11, ASM1834038v1, whole genome shotgun sequence, the genomic segment TATATGTTAtagtatatagtaatatatttactgtatgatTAATATATGCAGATGCAGatcaatctatttatttattaatgattatacaattttacattatttttcccTCACCTACGGATAATTGTgtaaataatagcaataaattctaataaataataaagatgaaTGAGAACATGTGCATATccttcaattatttttaatatatattattatttatagttgtattattgaatattttatatagcaatatttattaattaattcatatattaattatacattatatatttgtaatacaaaaaaattacttaataaaaattaatatttttattcaagaatgcattaaattaatcaaaagatttctatttcaaataaatgctgttcttttgatttcaatattgaaaaatattaagcagcaaaagctATTTTACAcgacataataatataaaataataatatttataatattaatttcttttgataataataagaacattattattgataactgagcaccaaatcagcatattataataacTTCTAAAGGaccacgtgacactgaagacggtatctatatattattgtaataacaattaatattattaataactgcTTTTTCCCCTCATCTAAAGATAAACCCATTCAAATGTAAAAAGGTTTTATACactgaaagaattttttttttgtcaaatatattcaattaattaTCATGAATTCTacttgtaatattaaaaatcaatgaGAACAACaattttcttattaatatttacgTTTTATAGTCATTGCACATGAATCTAGAAATATTGAGTACATTTTAATCTAAAAGTTTGGCACGTTTGAATCCACGCGTAAcctaaaaatgtgctttattaaCTGAATATCCATCTTGTGTTTGTCTCTCTCCTTCTTGAGCACAGACTGGAGAGAGAGCTGGAGGAGCTCGAGACAGCTGTGTCTGCAACATCCACCAAAGAGAACCTGTCAGACGCAGTACAGGAAGTCAACACCAAGACAGTCGAACAAACAGTGAGTTCTGCCCATAATCTTCACACCAGGGCGGGCAGCAGAGGATCCAGAGGCTTCTATTCAAACCTTTAAAGCCCCTTTAACACTCATCTGATATAGTACTCTTGCAGTAAACAGAAAAAAGGATGTGTttacaataaaaatctaatatatgACTGATGACTGTATTAGGATAATTCATGTTTAATACAAACATGTCTAATTTGGATCAATCAGATAAGATGTGAAcacctttttctctttctttttgcagGTTGTGACGGACTCTGTAAAAGGTAACGTTATCATCTCTGACACCAGAAACACCTCTTACATTGCCTTTTCATGAGCATCATTTGATCAAAATCGAATTTAGATCTCAAGAGCAGCAATTTATACGGTACACAGCCAAAAAAGACGAGTTTCTGCAGTTATCCTTGACATATCGCCTGcgcctctccctctctccctcctaTTCTTCACTAGCTTCTTGTACCTTTTTATCATTCTCTGTCGTTCTGTGTCCTCATTCATGACCCTATTAGAGGTCAAAGTTCACGTCAGCCCTCGTCTGGAGAAATCCGGAGGTGTCTCTGACATGATGAGAGCAGGTGAGTGGTCCAGCCGTAGCTCACGCAGAGATCACACACTCCTCCTGCTATTTTTACCCTTGAGCTCTTTAATTCTGACAGAAATAGACACCTTGTGAAAGCTAGGGTTCCCTCTGGTTGCACAAACCCTATGtgtgtctaaaatatatattttggactGAAATATATGACTAGATGGCAAAACAGAACGTTTTGTAAATAAGCACTTGTGGGTTTCCAACACACAAATATTATTCTacattagtgttttttaaatgtactaatccTGTGCAGATTTCATCTAACATGTCTTCCAATTCTCTGCTCTCTCAGCTGatgtgtgtttgcatatgtgtgtgtcgTTGTGTGTCTAACATACACACCACATCATCTCACACTCAAAGTCGAAAAGCAGAAAAACATctcataaaaagttatttttagaagTTATACTACCAAAGGATCAGGTTACCATGGCAGCATTGTGTTCTGAAACTATATCACAGCTTTGATTTCTATGATAGacttaacacaaaataaaataaattatgaaatgtatgaaatatttataacatgttttatatgttgaaaaaaatgtatcatttaatatataatttcttgatatatatatatataattgtttgtttttgttttaattcttaatATCTtagttataattacatttttgtatagaTATATCTATAAAACTAAAGATCGGTAGGAACTAGAagaaaggaaaaaggaaattgACTAGAAAAAATCTAAAAGTCCATGGAAATGAAACATGACTGATAATTTGTAAAAACTGatctattataatttataataattaatctaTTAGCCTGAGATATtaagaattaaaacaaacaataaaaataaatataaatatagtatgtattttttcaatatataaaacGTTGTAAGGAATTAAGttctcattatttaaatatagattCTTATTTTTTCTGTACAAAAATCTAAAGTTACAATTATGTCTCTACATTACATtactacattacattacattagaacagaaaaaaaacaccatgtaGCGCCTGTCAGTCATACTGTCTTTGCACACCTCACTCTGCATTATTATCATATAGTGCTCAAGAGACAGTCTCTTAAAATCATATCTGACTGGCTGTTTGAATATAGAAAGCAGCTGGcccaaacagtgtgtgtgtgtgtgtgtgtgtgtgtgtgtgtgtgtgtgtgtgtgtgtgtgtgtgtgtgacattgcATCATTGCAGTATGGTAATGTGTTCTTTCGTTGGCACTGCAGCGATGTACTCCGTAGAGATCACAGTTGAGAAGGACCTGGTGACGGGCGAGACCAAAGTCCTGTCCACTAACACACTGCTCCCCAAAGACCTCTCGCAGCAGGGCGTCAAGGTCTATGAGGATGAACAGAAAGGTGGCTGGCGATAGAGGAGGCGTGTGAGGCTTTGCTAGTGTGCCTGCTTTACGAGAAGTGTACATGTTTACTTAAAACATATTATGGAAATGAGGAAAAATGTTCAGAACATCAGCTGTAGTTTCTCTTATGTGACCAAacttgttgtttatatattattttggtttattcaAGAACAGTTAACCCCAAAAATGTCACCAATCACCATTTTTTCCAAACcccgtatgactttcttccttttTATTCTGACTATTACATATTTTAGTTTACTGTCGTCGTGGGTCATGTGATACGTGAAAACCATTTCCAATCAGCATCATTGAGGTCAAACCTGGCATGATCTATCTTCAAgtagtatatttaaatttatgtgaagAGCTGGTGGAGGGCAAGTATCGTAGTAGTGAATGAGAAATTACAACATAGTCTCATTGGAAAAACGTGCCTCTACCTGCAGTTTCCagttaaaataaacactaatggAAGTGAAACACTAacattcatctgttttggataaaactgaacacTTTTAGTGCCACTCTCTGGACATTTAATCTGGAAAGTATTGCAAAATGTGCAAGAAACAACataatattttgcagaaatgCTGCCACAGGCAAattttccagtgagcctggatTGTAAATTAAAGTCTGTTCTTTAGACAAagcttgtgttgttttaaaagaTGAGCATGAGTCATATGAATGACTTCCGTGgtacttttttgtcctttttgaagcttggaaAAGAGTAGCTCGGACATTCAGCTATCTCTTTCAGTTCCACAAAAAAAGTCAGTCAAAtgggttttggaatgacatgaggatgagttacTGTAGCGTTAACTTGTATCAACATCTCAATCTTACATCTGTCAGTTTTAGAAATAACACACTTGATCAAACACTAGTCACTTCTCGTAAAGAAAGAAGTTGATTTTAGCATGGCTTTAGATGCAGGGTTACCACAAACCCCTGATTTTTGTAAactctttatattattttctggCAGAGTTGCCCTGCAACTTGACTGCTAGTCTTGGGCATGTTGCTGCCAAGCTTAGCCACGAGGCTCCAGCCTGACGTCTCACGCTTTCCACTGGTGTTACACAATGAAACTGTACATTTCTATATATTCTCCATAAGTTTACAGATGATTAAAATACTTGTTTCACTCATATTGCATCTGTTTATACTGCTAACACTGCTAGCTGCTAATGCTAACACCAGTAGCACTGCTTGCTTCCTGCTCTGTTTACTAAGCTTGCCACACTGTCCCTGTGTTTGATCCCTCTGTCAAGTGAGCACTTCTAGCAAGTGAAGTGCACTTGATGCACCACCTTAAAAGACAATGCTAACAGTAGTCACTAATTGGGCACAGTATGCTTTCCATGCGTTTCTTCAGTGGGTAGAATGAGTACTGTTTTTCTAGCAGTCTTCATTGGAGTCACAACATTATAAATTCTTCCTTTGTAGAAATTCTTATAGTAAACCTGTGCTGCAACGTTGGCTAGAAGTTTGCTGTAACACACTATATAAAGGATTCAGATTGGCATTGTCACGTATAGCATCAGTGCTGTTTATTTAGAGTGACCATACACCCTTTTTTTCCTCCAGACATGTCCTGGTGAGTATCTGGggtttggctttgtttttctgttgttttcgcacttgctgaaggtaatgactgaacagtagtttgaccaataaagACCAGGAAAAAACTTACAATAAGGTCCtattatttaatgttagttaatgtattaacaaacaatgaacaatacatttattacagtatttattaatctttgttaatgttagttaatgaaaatacagttgttcattgttagttaattcacagtgcattaactaatgttaacaagcacagcttttgattttaataatgcattagtaaatgttgagattaacattaactaaaattaattaaatggtgtagaagtattgttcactcttagttcatgttaactaaagtagttaactaatattaactaatgaaccttacagTAAAGTGTTTCCAGAAAGACATACACAGGAAATAGAAAGGACCCCTGCAAACttcccaaaaacaaaatttttatgaATGAAGAATTAActatattagtaaaaaaaaaaaaagaaattcttaaaatttatttaaacctttttttggaaaataattattAGAATGTGTGCACTTGTTCAGTGTAAGTTAGTACTTTTTTTATTGATGGTTAttccacatgacatttttagttcattttaaattaaattgaacagAACTTGAAATGttcaagtagaaagactgaaatagtatcttactgtataaaaagtactccaataatctttgttttatttaactttgacTAACTTTTTTACAATGTTGGACCCTATTATTTGTCGTTGACCCACAAATGCTGGGGTTGATAATGCTCTGCCATGTCAGTCTTGAGATGAAGAGCTATCAGTCAAAGAAAGCTCTCTGAGTGAGTCTTTCCTGATTGAGTCCGTCTTGTTTTTCTCTGTGCAGTGGTGCATGAGGTGCGCAGTGTGGACGGTGCAGTAATCAATGGCGTCCACCAGCTCAGCTCTTCAGAGGTGGACGAGCTTCTCCACAAGGCCGATGAGGTGACCATGAGTGAGAGCAGCAAGACTACGCCGCAACTTGAGCGAGGGCATGCCGAGAAGGTGGAGAAGGTAGAGAAAGACGTAGTCCCAGCCGCAGCCCCCATAAAGGAGATCACGGGTGTAGAAGCCAAACCCGCAGCCCCTCAGACAGAAGTGGGCGGGGCCAGCGAGGAAAACCCAGTTACGATGGTTTTCATGGGCTACCAGAGCATTGAGGACGAGGATGAAACAAAGAAGGTTTTGGGGCTGGAGAGCACAACTGTGAAGGCTGAGGTGGTGCTCATCGAGGACGGAGATGCCAAGACCGCCACCAGTGACACCAAGCAGGAACAGGCGCCCCCTAATGGCAGCCCAGCAGAGCCACCGAAGGCTGAAGAGGCAGCAGGCGAGTCGGGGCAGCCAGAAGGGGGCGCTGCTGAGGTCAAAAGCAAGGAGAAACAACCCTGCAAGTGCTGCACCATCATGTGAGCCCACACACGCCATCCCAAACACGGActttactgatgaaatgcaaCAACATGCAAAGAGAACAATAGCAAGGCTGAGAGAAATAAAAGTTCAGTATCTTTTGATAGAAGCTGTTgtttctttaattgatttttaccCGTTTTATATTTTCGCTATTACTTTATCTTTTCCCCTTGATCCTTTCTAACCTCttaaattttgtgcatttttgttttttggatttattaatCATTTGCGCTCTTGTGTGAGCGAAGCATGAAGATTTGACCTTTTAACTGAACTGAACGGATCACTATCAAACAAGCCCAATTAAttcgcattttcattttttgaatgattcaaaTTTGTCACATGATTGTATGTGCATATGTTGCGTGCActacaaagtattttcactttcacttcaaaaGAAAACTTTGAAGAAAAAGATTGATCTCAACATTGTGCACTGCGCTGTATTTATTACTGATGAAGCTGTGAGAAGTATTTCAgttatttctattttgtttatgAATTAGGAATAAAACCTGTGGGATTGACAGAGCACACGCATTTGCTTAGAAATGACggaattgttttaaaaaactgaGTAACCATCGTACAGGAAAATAGTTACAAAAATAGTACAGGAAACAGGTTTGACTCATCCCTCAGtttgtaatgaagaaaataaaaattcacaaaaaagtgAAGttagaaataattttacaaatccTTACTGGATTCCCTACACTACCGTTTGGGCTCTGtatttttaagtctcttctgttcaccaaggatgcatttatttgaccaaaaaatacagtaatagtactactgtgaaatattatcatatgATATCAAACagtattaatcatttatttaaacaaattttttaatgatgaataaCTACACAAGATAAAAAACACTATCtggttttaaaaacatatataaataaatataattatcaaaatatatataaaaaacaaaaaaataaaaaatatattataaaacaaaaaaaaaaaaaaaaaacattataataaaaataaaaaaaactctaaaaagtgaaaaactttttattataattaaaagtaactcttttctctttgaatatattttgaatgtaatcaatttaatgcatccttgctgaataaaagtattaaattctttagACTACTTTAGTGTATGCTCTTGTAGCTATACTTCACTTTATTCCAATGCAATGCCTTTATTCATATACTTCCATTATATTTACATCACatgatttttatttgcttttacaaACCTAGGGATgagttataataattttatggtAAATGAAAGCATGTCAAAGCTTAACCTCTTCTGAACCAACATTCCTGCAAATGCAGTTTTCACAATTTATTTGcttcaaatgcaaaaatatttcaatggTCCATGAGTGCTTTCTTTTATCAGAGCATCCCTTCTCTTTTTTCCTTTGctaaccctcacacacacacacacacacacacacacacacacacacaaacacacacacacacacacacacacacacaataatacaaCACCATTTCCCCTCCTTTAAGGAAAATCTCTTTTCCTTATCTTTGTTCTCCCGTGAGTCTAGTAGATTGTGCTCTTTCATATTGAAATGTAGGACAGGTGAGCTGAGGATATCTCAGTAAGCTCTGATGTAAGGCTGTTCGATGGTCGTTCACAGTTAGACTGTTCCAGCAAAGAGCCTGcgcatgtgtttgtaattgttCCTTTGTGTttctaactaaaatatatattttccccacTTGAAGTGCTCTATTTGGAAATAGAGATCAAGAGTAGAGAGCAAGTTATTCTCTCGGTTACTTTCCAACTGctgcatgatataaacttgcattggATCATTTGTAGCCTTCTCATCTTTCATCTGCATCGTTCACGtgcatttttagtatttaaacagCCCTGGCCTCGTTCTGACATTCAGAGGTGTGTATGTATCAGGCTAGCTGTGTATTTCAAATGGATGCCAGTCCTCAGGAAGGGTCAATGACAGCTCATTCCTAACAAGTGACATCAACAAACTGCTGCAGCCAATCCTGTGCAACAGCCATCATGTGAATCTATGGAGACAGATTCAGCTCATCAAATCTGCGCACCTTAGGccctcaaatataattcacgcaaaaacaCGATCACACATGCGTAGAaaattcacatgcatgaaacctgaattcacgtacacacaaaaaaaattacgtgcgtgaaaaaaactatatattcacaaaaaacgCAGCAATTCACCAgcgcaaaataaaatatatattcataaaaacatttcacaaatgcaaaacacaattcgtagatatacaactgcaCAAGAtatgcacaaaaacctttgaatgtttaaaatgtacgagtgtctgaatgtacaaatcgtcatttactacgaatccactcgactcgatttgtgtgtgtgtttttgagactttctgTCTCTTCCACGGGGTCTGTCTCAGTACTGTCGTATTagcaatcagatgcgagcttaaccATTtgtcaaccaatcatatcataagtcctcaccgagagtgcattcaatGAGCACACTTTCTGCGCACCTTTGCGCAATagggattaattagaacggaagaTTAAGCCTTTACAATCGCTTGCCATAGACAGTAatagaaatggacacagcgacccaatggaactcaattgagaccaAGTgaaagcccatttttagcgattttgaAGAACtcccgtttctgacgcgcagactcattGGTATCTTggttgatgacgtcagcaacctgtcttaatcttctagtagctgtgctgTGCAAAAACTGCCATCGTTTAATCTTGCAGAGACTGCGAGCTTGAGCGGGGgattctttggcgtgagtgagcaggaatGTAATgtaattctgattaattattttgtatagtattttaaatgtaacgccagggcttgtggggcttctctcttgacgtctccccgattgcctgcagCTTTctgatgcactctcagtggcttatgtatgattggttgaatggtaagctcgcatctgattggctaatagagtacgacagacccacgtaggaagagagctctgccggaaagtctcaaaaacacacacacaaatccgagtggattcgtagtaaatgacgatttgtacattcagacactcgtaacttttaaacattcaaaggtttgtgtgaacagttgtatatctacggtGTTTGCATttgttgaaatgtattttatgaattatataatttattttgcgcatgtgaatggctttttgtgaatatatattttttttcacgcacgtgaattttttttgtgtgtacgtgaatctAGGTTTCATGccaaattgtttacgcatgtgtgaatcgtgttttttcgcgtgaattatatttgagattaaTCTGTCTCCATACCAATCCTGTGCAACAGCCATCATGTGTGTCAACTAGTGTCAGAATAAGCAAAGCTCTCTCACTTCCACAGAAATCATAACAATTCCCGAGACAAGGATGGAAAGACAGGAAGGACAATATCCACCCTTCCTTAGCTGTTCAAAGGAAGTGTGGCCAGGGGACAGGAAACGTTTAATCGGTTATTATGCATAGTATtaaagctttctttctttcttttttaaaaaagatacttTGTTGTTAAGATGCTATGTTAACATTTTTGgcaaaagttaaagaaaaaaaaaatgttggaattGCCCTTAAAGTAGCTATGATGCCAAATGCTTCAGTAAAATCAAAGGGTATACTGTTTTTGTAGCCTGTGTGATCGACTGGtgctaatttaaatttattttcatgttttccataacagaaaaaaatgttagtAACATTAAAGGTGCATTTAGTAGTCTGATATCACAATCAACGTCTAAAAGTTATATGTAAATTACACTGATACCATTGGGTTTTAGTGGGCAGTTTATACAATAATTACTtacctttccaaaaaaaaaaagaagcaacttCTGCTTCACTACTTAGGATTTTTCTCCCTCATCAAATCTTGCCATACAGATATTTATGgctgttttttgtctttgtctttttggCTTCAGAGCATTTCTTCTGCTTCTTTGGCTATATGCTATATGGGAGCTTTTCAAACATTGCTTCACAAAGCTTTGAAACCTttgagaatcttttgtttcgaaTCAGTGCTTCAGAGCGTATATGAACCTGGCTTCATTACATCAAACCTTtgcttaaaaacatttgaaattctGATCTGGAGCACATTAACCAGTGTCTTGGGTCAGTTTTATAATGTAgattcatttttaacaaattttatacattttaataaccatgcatatataatgaaaaaatagaATGATAGTTAATTGTTTCTAATTGAACAAAATCCTACCTAAAACAAGCATACACAATTATACTAAATTACACAGATGCTttgtattaaatgatatttaatgacTTGTAAATTACATTCAGTAAAGTATACTTTCATTAAAGTGGTTATACTTTGTATGTAAAAGGTGTCTTTATGCAAGTTTAGGCTGTGTTCACATTGCATTTACACTACTTTGACCAGCAATTTTGAGTGCTTTGAAATtgaatcattttgtgaatcaATTGGTTCAATTCATTCTGTTTTCGAAAAAGCTTATTTTCTCTGATCGTTACATACAGGTACTGATTCTAACGTCGCCGCTGATTTTCGCTCTTTGCATCCCCAAACAACTCTACACTATTAGTGCCTCTACAGCGGCTGTGAAACGtaaagaaacacacagcatttcaGCAGGCCAAAATAGATTTTGGTGGGAACAATACACAACATAGataactgaaacattttttatagaaatctttTATGAGTCCAGTCGTCATTTAATGTGAGTTTACACCATTCAGgctctttaaaaacacaattgaTTTCTTcatgtgtaaaacttttttaattagcACCAAACTACTAAATGCAACTTTATGTTACacttgatgttttttatttttaatgcatgttaaaattgttttgtacCTTACTTATAAATGACTTAATTTAATGTGATGGCaaattattaactaattttaGGGGAACGAAATTATGTGGCACGGCTAGAGGTGTGCTAGATGAAATGTGTGTgcgttttgtgtttgtgtggtcgTATTCATGATTTATATCAGTTGATATGTCATATATCTCTCATATTTTAGTCACATTAGTTGCCCAAATTGCTGGGATGAACTCTGTGGAAATCTGTGTGTATTCAGAAGCCCGGGAGTCAAATGAGGTCaccatgaatgcaaaaaaaaaaaaaaaaacctttttcatttaTCGTGTTCCATCATGTTTCCACACATTCACTAATCTATGTACATACTTTTTGGATGTAAAGCAGCATCTGTGAGGTTATAATTAATAGTTCAAGACGCGTTGCTTTCCTCCATTTGCTTATCTGGGCAGCTTCCTTTAAAGTCTTCGCATCACTGTGAGTTTAATGGTTGACTCACCTTGATGTCCGTCAGTACTAACATTCCAGTTCCGACATGTTCCTCATCCGTGAATGCCGTGTTGTCTGGCCAGGGGCCTGGCGTTTCTCTTTTGTATCGTTGCATGCTTTTATAAGTACATAAATCACACATATCTACATATC encodes:
- the LOC109062142 gene encoding LOW QUALITY PROTEIN: paralemmin-1 (The sequence of the model RefSeq protein was modified relative to this genomic sequence to represent the inferred CDS: deleted 1 base in 1 codon), whose translation is MEMSESVSQQERLQAIAEKRKRQTEIENKKRQLEDDRRQLQHLKSKALRERWLLDDAPPSAPHEEDNTKKSLEENQKKNIFIKDTILRLERELEELETAVSATSTKENLSDAVQEVNTKTVEQTVVTDSVKEVKVHVSPRLEKSGGVSDMMRAAMYSVEITVEKDLVTGETKVLSTNTLLPKDLSQQGVKVYEDEQKVVHEVRSVDGAVINGVHQLSSSEVDELLHKADEVTMSESSKTTPQLERGHAEKVEKVEKDVVPAAAPIKEITGVEAKPAAPQTEVGGASEENPVTMVFMGYQSIEDEDETKKVLGLESTTVKAEVVLIEDGDAKTATSDTKQEQAPPNGSPAEPPKAEEAAGESGQPEGGAAEVKSKEKQPCKCCTIM